One genomic region from Nitrospira sp. CR1.1 encodes:
- a CDS encoding TldD/PmbA family protein, which translates to MTRMIGEQDYTNIAQDLLTRASKQGATAADVMVADGETLSVQVRMGAVDRLTKAREKRLGLRVFFGQRSASASTSDFSRGSLERFVEETCALAQAVVEDPVSGLPEPGQLATEFPELHIHDSTTLQTDEQIALALRAEHAAFAADSRITNSEGGECDSSSGRIVLANSHGFHGQYANSSFSLSVSPIASDAAGMQRDYWYGVNRAFAKLESPEAIGQEATRRTVRKLGARKAATGRVPVIFDPEVAGSLLSHLCSALSGYALYKGASFLIGQLGQQIAPDFVTIYDDGRMPGGLGTRPFDGEGLPTRKQAVVERGRLTSYLLDTYSGKKLGLPSTGNAARSIGESPSAGPTNFYMVPGMTRAEDILTSVKQGLYVTDLIGFGINMVTGDYSRGASGFWIENGELAYPVEEITIASNLKQMYSTIETIGSDLVFRGRIASPTVKIAEMMVAGN; encoded by the coding sequence ATGACACGTATGATCGGCGAGCAAGACTATACGAATATCGCGCAGGATCTGCTGACGCGGGCTTCGAAGCAGGGCGCGACGGCAGCGGATGTCATGGTGGCCGACGGCGAAACCCTCTCGGTACAGGTCAGAATGGGGGCCGTCGATCGATTGACGAAGGCGCGTGAAAAGCGCTTGGGATTGCGGGTCTTCTTCGGTCAGCGATCGGCTAGCGCGTCCACGTCCGATTTTTCCCGCGGTTCATTGGAACGGTTCGTTGAAGAAACCTGTGCGCTGGCGCAAGCGGTGGTCGAAGATCCTGTCTCCGGTCTTCCTGAACCGGGTCAATTGGCGACCGAGTTTCCAGAGTTGCACATCCACGACAGCACGACATTGCAGACGGATGAGCAGATTGCGCTCGCGCTCCGTGCTGAACATGCTGCATTTGCGGCCGATTCCCGCATTACGAACTCTGAAGGGGGCGAATGCGACTCCTCGTCCGGCCGCATCGTCTTGGCCAACAGCCATGGATTTCACGGGCAGTACGCCAACAGCTCTTTCTCCCTGTCGGTTTCGCCGATCGCGTCGGATGCGGCCGGCATGCAGCGAGATTATTGGTATGGCGTGAATCGAGCGTTCGCGAAGTTGGAGAGTCCGGAAGCCATTGGGCAGGAGGCTACGAGGCGGACGGTCCGGAAATTGGGCGCGCGTAAGGCGGCCACGGGTCGGGTACCGGTGATCTTTGATCCCGAAGTGGCGGGTAGCCTGCTCAGCCATCTCTGCAGTGCGCTTTCGGGTTATGCCCTGTACAAGGGGGCTTCCTTTCTGATCGGACAATTGGGCCAGCAGATCGCGCCGGACTTTGTGACCATTTACGACGATGGGCGGATGCCCGGGGGGCTCGGCACCCGCCCGTTTGACGGTGAGGGGTTGCCCACAAGGAAACAAGCCGTGGTAGAACGCGGGCGGTTGACCAGTTATTTGCTGGATACGTACTCGGGCAAAAAATTGGGCTTGCCTTCGACCGGGAATGCGGCGCGCAGCATCGGCGAAAGTCCTTCTGCGGGGCCGACGAATTTTTATATGGTGCCGGGCATGACCAGGGCGGAAGACATTCTGACGTCGGTGAAGCAAGGCTTGTATGTCACGGATTTGATCGGCTTCGGCATCAATATGGTGACCGGGGATTATTCCCGCGGGGCAAGCGGGTTCTGGATCGAAAACGGCGAGTTGGCCTATCCGGTCGAGGAGATCACAATCGCGAGCAATCTCAAGCAGATGTACTCGACCATTGAGACCATTGGGTCGGATCTCGTATTCCGCGGACGCATTGCCAGCCCGACGGTGAAGATTGCCGAAATGATGGTGGCGGGGAATTAG
- the tldD gene encoding metalloprotease TldD — translation MSKDESGALARFGVTDRDIEQALGRVKVSAVDYADLYFEYCQSESVSMEEGIVKRATKSVGQGVGVRATAGEKTGFAYSDELTSKDLNIAADTARYIANSVQGTVPVSVTQRPALARDLYPHDRATIEVATRERVTLLNAIDAEARRYDPRIKNVMAAYNTEYKVMLVATSDGLMVGDIQPLSRLQVTCIAEENGNRQVGTFGGGGRIGLEYFQNDQRYLHFAREAAREAILNLSAVDAPAGVMPVVLGGGWPGILLHEAIGHGLEADFNRKKTSAFSNLLGKKVASDVCTIVDDGTLPFRRGSLNVDDEGTPTSRTVLIEKGILRGYITDKLNARLMGIPVTGNGRRESYQSVVLPRMTNTFMLAGESDPQDIIKSVKKGLYAVSFGGGQVDITNGKFVFSASEAYLIEDGKITRPVKGATLIGSGPDILKQVSMVGHDLKLDEGIGTCGKEGQSVPVGVGLPTIRIDEITVGGTKA, via the coding sequence ATGTCTAAGGACGAGTCCGGCGCGCTTGCGCGTTTCGGGGTTACCGATCGAGACATCGAGCAAGCGCTGGGACGGGTGAAGGTTTCCGCCGTCGACTACGCCGATCTCTATTTCGAATATTGCCAGTCAGAATCGGTCTCCATGGAAGAGGGGATCGTCAAGCGGGCGACAAAAAGTGTCGGGCAGGGCGTGGGGGTTCGGGCGACCGCCGGGGAAAAGACCGGATTTGCCTATTCCGACGAACTGACCTCCAAAGATTTGAACATCGCTGCCGATACGGCACGGTATATCGCCAATTCGGTGCAAGGCACGGTGCCGGTTTCCGTCACCCAACGGCCGGCTCTTGCCCGGGATCTGTACCCTCATGACCGCGCCACGATCGAAGTGGCCACCCGCGAGCGGGTGACCCTCTTAAATGCCATCGATGCGGAAGCCAGGCGCTATGATCCCCGGATCAAGAACGTCATGGCGGCCTACAATACCGAATATAAAGTCATGTTGGTCGCGACCTCCGACGGGCTTATGGTTGGAGATATCCAGCCCTTGTCCAGGCTGCAGGTGACCTGTATCGCGGAAGAAAACGGCAACCGGCAGGTTGGAACATTCGGCGGCGGCGGCCGGATTGGCTTGGAATATTTTCAGAACGATCAGCGGTATCTGCACTTCGCGCGAGAAGCGGCGCGGGAAGCCATCTTGAATCTGAGCGCCGTTGATGCACCGGCCGGGGTCATGCCGGTTGTGCTCGGCGGCGGCTGGCCGGGGATTTTACTGCACGAAGCCATCGGCCATGGGCTCGAAGCGGATTTTAATCGCAAGAAGACCTCTGCGTTTTCGAACTTACTGGGGAAAAAAGTGGCATCCGACGTCTGCACCATTGTCGATGACGGCACGCTTCCATTCCGGCGCGGTTCGTTGAATGTGGATGATGAAGGGACCCCGACCAGCCGTACGGTCCTGATAGAAAAAGGGATTTTACGCGGCTATATCACCGACAAATTAAATGCCCGCCTGATGGGCATTCCAGTGACCGGCAATGGGCGGCGCGAAAGTTATCAGAGTGTGGTGTTGCCGCGAATGACCAACACCTTCATGCTGGCCGGTGAATCCGATCCGCAGGACATCATCAAGTCGGTGAAAAAGGGCCTGTACGCCGTGTCGTTCGGCGGCGGGCAGGTCGATATCACCAACGGCAAATTCGTGTTTTCCGCCAGCGAGGCCTACCTTATTGAGGACGGGAAGATCACGAGACCCGTGAAGGGGGCCACGTTGATCGGCAGTGGCCCGGACATTTTGAAGCAGGTCTCCATGGTGGGCCATGATTTGAAGCTTGACGAAGGCATCGGCACGTGCGGAAAAGAAGGGCAGTCGGTTCCGGTCGGCGTCGGACTGCCCACCATACGCATCGATGAAATCACCGTCGGCGGGACGAAAGCATAA
- a CDS encoding isoprenyl transferase, protein MNDSRSRDIEPAPDSDLLSQLDPDLLPKHLAVIMDGNGRWAELRGLPRIAGHQEGIKSVRELISLSLDLGIKVLTIYAFSQENWNRPAQEITALMGLLEHYLSTERSSLVEKGVRFQTIGRVTSLPPSALRWVRTTEQETAHLDKLILNVALSYGGRAELVDAARELARAVQEGRLSLDQVDERAMQQALYTRDLPDPDLLIRTSGETRISNFLLWQLAYTELYFTPTLWPDFRRRETLVALIEYQRRERRFGRVFSSVSS, encoded by the coding sequence ATGAACGATTCTCGATCCCGCGACATCGAGCCTGCTCCCGACTCCGATCTGCTCTCGCAACTCGACCCGGACCTGCTGCCGAAACACCTGGCCGTCATTATGGACGGCAACGGCCGATGGGCCGAATTGCGCGGACTGCCTCGTATTGCCGGGCACCAGGAGGGCATTAAGTCCGTCCGGGAATTGATTTCGCTGTCGCTCGACCTCGGGATCAAGGTGCTCACCATCTATGCGTTTTCGCAGGAAAATTGGAATCGGCCGGCCCAGGAAATTACCGCATTGATGGGACTGCTGGAGCATTATCTTTCGACCGAACGGTCCAGCCTGGTCGAAAAGGGCGTGCGCTTCCAGACCATCGGTCGGGTCACCTCACTACCGCCATCGGCGCTACGCTGGGTGCGCACAACCGAACAGGAAACTGCGCATCTGGACAAGCTGATCCTCAACGTCGCCCTCAGCTACGGCGGCCGCGCCGAACTGGTTGATGCGGCGAGAGAGCTCGCGCGGGCGGTGCAGGAGGGGCGTCTATCTCTGGATCAAGTCGATGAACGCGCCATGCAGCAGGCCTTGTATACCCGCGACCTCCCCGACCCGGATCTGTTGATCCGCACGAGCGGCGAAACCCGCATCAGCAATTTTCTGTTATGGCAACTGGCCTATACGGAACTCTACTTCACCCCGACTCTCTGGCCGGATTTCCGTCGGCGCGAAACCTTGGTCGCGTTGATTGAATACCAGCGGCGCGAGCGCCGCTTCGGCCGAGTGTTCAGTAGCGTCTCCTCCTAG